The following proteins are encoded in a genomic region of Magnolia sinica isolate HGM2019 chromosome 1, MsV1, whole genome shotgun sequence:
- the LOC131220183 gene encoding sister chromatid cohesion 1 protein 3-like isoform X1 produces MFYSHTFLARKGPLGTVWIAAHLQNKLQKSQVAVTDISASADYIMFPEVPIALRLSGHLLLGVVRIYSKKVDYLYHDCNMVLIQIRSAFASEQVNLPEDARHALFHSITLPKTFELDALDLDDAILQAEAPDNHLKAREDITITDQVMGEENPYVAFFINEGSMVDPYQTELHNVVAEPMDEDILLPFPRESGAVGIQDPGPSSQAEESNQEFLEDQFPRHLPEIEILRDAVQPFELENLPEWPNLADNIVEQREPFDPIMNQKESLSPIVEGFLDSGGESLPSQPHLLEPTARSIEEPEIFYSNVSLGPVFSEMAIQPTPLEKQKAKSRKRKQLFDESLVLTNEFMKKQLKHASKLKRKRESLPVTKLDIWKSDKSLQMEQIFFEPSVSGMCTNLQEVFKKDFLASKADSTSTKAHLEPRDAQSPTGMPTFEMENEHPPMNAESPAGIPVFEMEIELPPRDAHSPVGLPECEVEIEHPRFKEVHVDGGLPEFMPSPSRREEFTPFLASNFGSMSQTGKTLETEALHTPEMPFAQSDGLELETPVAGFEELLSAGDTNLPEIPNVLNSAEAEGLCFLEADTTEAGNEENEVGMLPTMTRAVAQYLKKKFFTSNFKRPIRSSQLE; encoded by the exons atgttcTATTCCCACACCTTCCTGGCCAGAAAAGGCCCTCTTGGAACCGTTTGGATCGCCGCTCATCTCCAGAACAAGCTCCAGAAATCGCAAGTTGCTGTCACCGACATCTCTGCTTCCGCCG ATTACATCATGTTCCCTGAGGTCCCGATAGCACTGAGACTATCTGGGCATCTTCTACTGGGTGTAGTTCGGATATACTCAAAGAAAGTTGACTATCTTTACCATGACTGCAACATGGTTCTGATCCAAATAAGATCTGCCTTTGCCTCAGAACAAGTCAATTTACCAGAAGACGCGAGACATGCACTGTTTCACTCAATCACTTTGCCAAAGACATTTGAACTTGATGCTTTGGATCTGGATGACGCAATACTCCAAGCCGA GGCTCCGGATAATCATCTTAAAGCTCGTGAGGATATAACAATTACAG ATCAGGTGATGGGTGAAGAAAATCCATATGTTGCTTTCTTTATCAATGAG GGTAGCATGGTGGATCCTTATCAAACTGAGCTTCACAATGTTGTAGCAGAACCAATGGATGAAGA TATCCTCCTTCCATTTCCTCGAGAGAGTGGTGCTGTGGGTATTCAAGATCCTGGTCCAAGTAGTCAAGCAGAAGAATCCAATCAAGAGTTTTTGGAGGACCAATTCCCTCGACATCTTCCAGAGATTGAGATTCTGCGTGATGCTGTACAACCCTTTGAGTTGGAGAACCTTCCAGAGTGGCCTAATCTTGCCGACAATATTGTTGAACAACGAGAACCTTTTGATCCAATCATGAATCAAAAGGAGAGCCTTTCTCCAATTGTGGAAGGGTTTTTAGATTCCGGAGGAGAATCTCTTCCATCCCAGCCACATCTGTTAGAACCAACCGCAAGATCTATAGAGGAACCTGAGATTTTTTATTCGAATGTCTCTTTGG GACCTGTATTTTCTGAAATGGCAATACAACCAACTCCCCTTGAGAAGCAAAAGGCAAAGTCAAGGAAGAGAAAACAATTATTTGATGAGTCCTTGGTGTTGACTAATGA GTTTATGAAGAAACAACTCAAACATGCTAGTAAATTGAAACGCAAGAGAGAGAGTCTCCCTGTAACAAAACTTGATATTTGGAAATCTGACAAGAGCTTGCAGATGGAGCAAATATTTTTTGAGCCCTCAGTTTCTG GAATGTGTACCAATCTTCAGGAAGTTTTCAAGAAAGACTTTCTCGCCTCCAAAGCTGATTCGACTTCCACAAAAGCTCATCTAGAGCCCAGGGATGCACAATCTCCTACTGGCATGCCCACATTCGAGATGGAAAACGAACATCCTCCAATGAATGCAGAATCTCCTGCTGGCATCCCTGTATTTGAGATGGAAATCGAACTTCCTCCTAGGGATGCACACTCTCCTGTTGGCTTGCCTGAATGCGAAGTGGAAATTGAACATCCCCGATTCAAGGAAGTTCATGTCGACGGTGGTTTACCTGAATTCATGCCATCTCCATCTAGAAGAGAAGAGTTCACACCCTTCCTTGCTAGCAACTTTGGGTCAATGTCTCAAACAGGGAAGACTCTAGAGACTGAAGCACTGCATACACCGGAAATGCCTTTTGCTCAATCAGATGGCCTTGAACTGGAAACACCAGTTGCTGGTTTCGAGGAACTACTATCAGCAGGAGACACTAATCTTCCTGAGATTCCAAATGTGCTGAACTCTGCAGAGGCAGAA GGGCTGTGTTTTTTGGAAGCAGATACCACAGAAGCTG gaaatgaagaaaatgaagttggCATGTTGCCTACAATGACCAG GGCTGTGGCACAGTATCTaaaaaagaaattcttcaccTCAAATTTCAAAAGGCCAATCAGATCATCTCAGCTCGAATAG
- the LOC131220183 gene encoding sister chromatid cohesion 1 protein 3-like isoform X3, producing MKHNRGKLIDDSINNMDIKLCWWEFCSLTSRPKHGLRRRVASDYIMFPEVPIALRLSGHLLLGVVRIYSKKVDYLYHDCNMVLIQIRSAFASEQVNLPEDARHALFHSITLPKTFELDALDLDDAILQAEAPDNHLKAREDITITDQVMGEENPYVAFFINEGSMVDPYQTELHNVVAEPMDEDILLPFPRESGAVGIQDPGPSSQAEESNQEFLEDQFPRHLPEIEILRDAVQPFELENLPEWPNLADNIVEQREPFDPIMNQKESLSPIVEGFLDSGGESLPSQPHLLEPTARSIEEPEIFYSNVSLGPVFSEMAIQPTPLEKQKAKSRKRKQLFDESLVLTNEFMKKQLKHASKLKRKRESLPVTKLDIWKSDKSLQMEQIFFEPSVSGMCTNLQEVFKKDFLASKADSTSTKAHLEPRDAQSPTGMPTFEMENEHPPMNAESPAGIPVFEMEIELPPRDAHSPVGLPECEVEIEHPRFKEVHVDGGLPEFMPSPSRREEFTPFLASNFGSMSQTGKTLETEALHTPEMPFAQSDGLELETPVAGFEELLSAGDTNLPEIPNVLNSAEAEGLCFLEADTTEAGNEENEVGMLPTMTRAVAQYLKKKFFTSNFKRPIRSSQLE from the exons ATGAAACACAATCGCGGGAAGCTTATTGATGATAGCATCAACAacatggatatcaaactctgCTGGTGGGAGTTTTGCAGTCTCACATCCCGTCCAAAGCACGGATTAAGGAGGagggttgcgtcag ATTACATCATGTTCCCTGAGGTCCCGATAGCACTGAGACTATCTGGGCATCTTCTACTGGGTGTAGTTCGGATATACTCAAAGAAAGTTGACTATCTTTACCATGACTGCAACATGGTTCTGATCCAAATAAGATCTGCCTTTGCCTCAGAACAAGTCAATTTACCAGAAGACGCGAGACATGCACTGTTTCACTCAATCACTTTGCCAAAGACATTTGAACTTGATGCTTTGGATCTGGATGACGCAATACTCCAAGCCGA GGCTCCGGATAATCATCTTAAAGCTCGTGAGGATATAACAATTACAG ATCAGGTGATGGGTGAAGAAAATCCATATGTTGCTTTCTTTATCAATGAG GGTAGCATGGTGGATCCTTATCAAACTGAGCTTCACAATGTTGTAGCAGAACCAATGGATGAAGA TATCCTCCTTCCATTTCCTCGAGAGAGTGGTGCTGTGGGTATTCAAGATCCTGGTCCAAGTAGTCAAGCAGAAGAATCCAATCAAGAGTTTTTGGAGGACCAATTCCCTCGACATCTTCCAGAGATTGAGATTCTGCGTGATGCTGTACAACCCTTTGAGTTGGAGAACCTTCCAGAGTGGCCTAATCTTGCCGACAATATTGTTGAACAACGAGAACCTTTTGATCCAATCATGAATCAAAAGGAGAGCCTTTCTCCAATTGTGGAAGGGTTTTTAGATTCCGGAGGAGAATCTCTTCCATCCCAGCCACATCTGTTAGAACCAACCGCAAGATCTATAGAGGAACCTGAGATTTTTTATTCGAATGTCTCTTTGG GACCTGTATTTTCTGAAATGGCAATACAACCAACTCCCCTTGAGAAGCAAAAGGCAAAGTCAAGGAAGAGAAAACAATTATTTGATGAGTCCTTGGTGTTGACTAATGA GTTTATGAAGAAACAACTCAAACATGCTAGTAAATTGAAACGCAAGAGAGAGAGTCTCCCTGTAACAAAACTTGATATTTGGAAATCTGACAAGAGCTTGCAGATGGAGCAAATATTTTTTGAGCCCTCAGTTTCTG GAATGTGTACCAATCTTCAGGAAGTTTTCAAGAAAGACTTTCTCGCCTCCAAAGCTGATTCGACTTCCACAAAAGCTCATCTAGAGCCCAGGGATGCACAATCTCCTACTGGCATGCCCACATTCGAGATGGAAAACGAACATCCTCCAATGAATGCAGAATCTCCTGCTGGCATCCCTGTATTTGAGATGGAAATCGAACTTCCTCCTAGGGATGCACACTCTCCTGTTGGCTTGCCTGAATGCGAAGTGGAAATTGAACATCCCCGATTCAAGGAAGTTCATGTCGACGGTGGTTTACCTGAATTCATGCCATCTCCATCTAGAAGAGAAGAGTTCACACCCTTCCTTGCTAGCAACTTTGGGTCAATGTCTCAAACAGGGAAGACTCTAGAGACTGAAGCACTGCATACACCGGAAATGCCTTTTGCTCAATCAGATGGCCTTGAACTGGAAACACCAGTTGCTGGTTTCGAGGAACTACTATCAGCAGGAGACACTAATCTTCCTGAGATTCCAAATGTGCTGAACTCTGCAGAGGCAGAA GGGCTGTGTTTTTTGGAAGCAGATACCACAGAAGCTG gaaatgaagaaaatgaagttggCATGTTGCCTACAATGACCAG GGCTGTGGCACAGTATCTaaaaaagaaattcttcaccTCAAATTTCAAAAGGCCAATCAGATCATCTCAGCTCGAATAG
- the LOC131220183 gene encoding sister chromatid cohesion 1 protein 3-like isoform X2 yields the protein MFYSHTFLARKGPLGTVWIAAHLQNKLQKSQVAVTDISASADYIMFPEVPIALRLSGHLLLGVVRIYSKKVDYLYHDCNMVLIQIRSAFASEQVNLPEDARHALFHSITLPKTFELDALDLDDAILQAEAPDNHLKAREDITITDQVMGEENPYVAFFINEGSMVDPYQTELHNVVAEPMDEDGAVGIQDPGPSSQAEESNQEFLEDQFPRHLPEIEILRDAVQPFELENLPEWPNLADNIVEQREPFDPIMNQKESLSPIVEGFLDSGGESLPSQPHLLEPTARSIEEPEIFYSNVSLGPVFSEMAIQPTPLEKQKAKSRKRKQLFDESLVLTNEFMKKQLKHASKLKRKRESLPVTKLDIWKSDKSLQMEQIFFEPSVSGMCTNLQEVFKKDFLASKADSTSTKAHLEPRDAQSPTGMPTFEMENEHPPMNAESPAGIPVFEMEIELPPRDAHSPVGLPECEVEIEHPRFKEVHVDGGLPEFMPSPSRREEFTPFLASNFGSMSQTGKTLETEALHTPEMPFAQSDGLELETPVAGFEELLSAGDTNLPEIPNVLNSAEAEGLCFLEADTTEAGNEENEVGMLPTMTRAVAQYLKKKFFTSNFKRPIRSSQLE from the exons atgttcTATTCCCACACCTTCCTGGCCAGAAAAGGCCCTCTTGGAACCGTTTGGATCGCCGCTCATCTCCAGAACAAGCTCCAGAAATCGCAAGTTGCTGTCACCGACATCTCTGCTTCCGCCG ATTACATCATGTTCCCTGAGGTCCCGATAGCACTGAGACTATCTGGGCATCTTCTACTGGGTGTAGTTCGGATATACTCAAAGAAAGTTGACTATCTTTACCATGACTGCAACATGGTTCTGATCCAAATAAGATCTGCCTTTGCCTCAGAACAAGTCAATTTACCAGAAGACGCGAGACATGCACTGTTTCACTCAATCACTTTGCCAAAGACATTTGAACTTGATGCTTTGGATCTGGATGACGCAATACTCCAAGCCGA GGCTCCGGATAATCATCTTAAAGCTCGTGAGGATATAACAATTACAG ATCAGGTGATGGGTGAAGAAAATCCATATGTTGCTTTCTTTATCAATGAG GGTAGCATGGTGGATCCTTATCAAACTGAGCTTCACAATGTTGTAGCAGAACCAATGGATGAAGA TGGTGCTGTGGGTATTCAAGATCCTGGTCCAAGTAGTCAAGCAGAAGAATCCAATCAAGAGTTTTTGGAGGACCAATTCCCTCGACATCTTCCAGAGATTGAGATTCTGCGTGATGCTGTACAACCCTTTGAGTTGGAGAACCTTCCAGAGTGGCCTAATCTTGCCGACAATATTGTTGAACAACGAGAACCTTTTGATCCAATCATGAATCAAAAGGAGAGCCTTTCTCCAATTGTGGAAGGGTTTTTAGATTCCGGAGGAGAATCTCTTCCATCCCAGCCACATCTGTTAGAACCAACCGCAAGATCTATAGAGGAACCTGAGATTTTTTATTCGAATGTCTCTTTGG GACCTGTATTTTCTGAAATGGCAATACAACCAACTCCCCTTGAGAAGCAAAAGGCAAAGTCAAGGAAGAGAAAACAATTATTTGATGAGTCCTTGGTGTTGACTAATGA GTTTATGAAGAAACAACTCAAACATGCTAGTAAATTGAAACGCAAGAGAGAGAGTCTCCCTGTAACAAAACTTGATATTTGGAAATCTGACAAGAGCTTGCAGATGGAGCAAATATTTTTTGAGCCCTCAGTTTCTG GAATGTGTACCAATCTTCAGGAAGTTTTCAAGAAAGACTTTCTCGCCTCCAAAGCTGATTCGACTTCCACAAAAGCTCATCTAGAGCCCAGGGATGCACAATCTCCTACTGGCATGCCCACATTCGAGATGGAAAACGAACATCCTCCAATGAATGCAGAATCTCCTGCTGGCATCCCTGTATTTGAGATGGAAATCGAACTTCCTCCTAGGGATGCACACTCTCCTGTTGGCTTGCCTGAATGCGAAGTGGAAATTGAACATCCCCGATTCAAGGAAGTTCATGTCGACGGTGGTTTACCTGAATTCATGCCATCTCCATCTAGAAGAGAAGAGTTCACACCCTTCCTTGCTAGCAACTTTGGGTCAATGTCTCAAACAGGGAAGACTCTAGAGACTGAAGCACTGCATACACCGGAAATGCCTTTTGCTCAATCAGATGGCCTTGAACTGGAAACACCAGTTGCTGGTTTCGAGGAACTACTATCAGCAGGAGACACTAATCTTCCTGAGATTCCAAATGTGCTGAACTCTGCAGAGGCAGAA GGGCTGTGTTTTTTGGAAGCAGATACCACAGAAGCTG gaaatgaagaaaatgaagttggCATGTTGCCTACAATGACCAG GGCTGTGGCACAGTATCTaaaaaagaaattcttcaccTCAAATTTCAAAAGGCCAATCAGATCATCTCAGCTCGAATAG
- the LOC131220183 gene encoding sister chromatid cohesion 1 protein 3-like isoform X5, producing the protein MFYSHTFLARKGPLGTVWIAAHLQNKLQKSQVAVTDISASADYIMFPEVPIALRLSGHLLLGVVRIYSKKVDYLYHDCNMVLIQIRSAFASEQVNLPEDARHALFHSITLPKTFELDALDLDDAILQAEAPDNHLKAREDITITDQVMGEENPYVAFFINEGSMVDPYQTELHNVVAEPMDEEFMKKQLKHASKLKRKRESLPVTKLDIWKSDKSLQMEQIFFEPSVSGMCTNLQEVFKKDFLASKADSTSTKAHLEPRDAQSPTGMPTFEMENEHPPMNAESPAGIPVFEMEIELPPRDAHSPVGLPECEVEIEHPRFKEVHVDGGLPEFMPSPSRREEFTPFLASNFGSMSQTGKTLETEALHTPEMPFAQSDGLELETPVAGFEELLSAGDTNLPEIPNVLNSAEAEGLCFLEADTTEAGNEENEVGMLPTMTRAVAQYLKKKFFTSNFKRPIRSSQLE; encoded by the exons atgttcTATTCCCACACCTTCCTGGCCAGAAAAGGCCCTCTTGGAACCGTTTGGATCGCCGCTCATCTCCAGAACAAGCTCCAGAAATCGCAAGTTGCTGTCACCGACATCTCTGCTTCCGCCG ATTACATCATGTTCCCTGAGGTCCCGATAGCACTGAGACTATCTGGGCATCTTCTACTGGGTGTAGTTCGGATATACTCAAAGAAAGTTGACTATCTTTACCATGACTGCAACATGGTTCTGATCCAAATAAGATCTGCCTTTGCCTCAGAACAAGTCAATTTACCAGAAGACGCGAGACATGCACTGTTTCACTCAATCACTTTGCCAAAGACATTTGAACTTGATGCTTTGGATCTGGATGACGCAATACTCCAAGCCGA GGCTCCGGATAATCATCTTAAAGCTCGTGAGGATATAACAATTACAG ATCAGGTGATGGGTGAAGAAAATCCATATGTTGCTTTCTTTATCAATGAG GGTAGCATGGTGGATCCTTATCAAACTGAGCTTCACAATGTTGTAGCAGAACCAATGGATGAAGA GTTTATGAAGAAACAACTCAAACATGCTAGTAAATTGAAACGCAAGAGAGAGAGTCTCCCTGTAACAAAACTTGATATTTGGAAATCTGACAAGAGCTTGCAGATGGAGCAAATATTTTTTGAGCCCTCAGTTTCTG GAATGTGTACCAATCTTCAGGAAGTTTTCAAGAAAGACTTTCTCGCCTCCAAAGCTGATTCGACTTCCACAAAAGCTCATCTAGAGCCCAGGGATGCACAATCTCCTACTGGCATGCCCACATTCGAGATGGAAAACGAACATCCTCCAATGAATGCAGAATCTCCTGCTGGCATCCCTGTATTTGAGATGGAAATCGAACTTCCTCCTAGGGATGCACACTCTCCTGTTGGCTTGCCTGAATGCGAAGTGGAAATTGAACATCCCCGATTCAAGGAAGTTCATGTCGACGGTGGTTTACCTGAATTCATGCCATCTCCATCTAGAAGAGAAGAGTTCACACCCTTCCTTGCTAGCAACTTTGGGTCAATGTCTCAAACAGGGAAGACTCTAGAGACTGAAGCACTGCATACACCGGAAATGCCTTTTGCTCAATCAGATGGCCTTGAACTGGAAACACCAGTTGCTGGTTTCGAGGAACTACTATCAGCAGGAGACACTAATCTTCCTGAGATTCCAAATGTGCTGAACTCTGCAGAGGCAGAA GGGCTGTGTTTTTTGGAAGCAGATACCACAGAAGCTG gaaatgaagaaaatgaagttggCATGTTGCCTACAATGACCAG GGCTGTGGCACAGTATCTaaaaaagaaattcttcaccTCAAATTTCAAAAGGCCAATCAGATCATCTCAGCTCGAATAG
- the LOC131220183 gene encoding sister chromatid cohesion 1 protein 3-like isoform X4 encodes MFYSHTFLARKGPLGTVWIAAHLQNKLQKSQVAVTDISASADYIMFPEVPIALRLSGHLLLGVVRIYSKKVDYLYHDCNMVLIQIRSAFASEQVNLPEDARHALFHSITLPKTFELDALDLDDAILQAEAPDNHLKAREDITITDQVMGEENPYVAFFINEGSMVDPYQTELHNVVAEPMDEDILLPFPRESGAVGIQDPGPSSQAEESNQEFLEDQFPRHLPEIEILRDAVQPFELENLPEWPNLADNIVEQREPFDPIMNQKESLSPIVEGFLDSGGESLPSQPHLLEPTARSIEEPEIFYSNVSLGPVFSEMAIQPTPLEKQKAKSRKRKQLFDESLVLTNEFMKKQLKHASKLKRKRESLPVTKLDIWKSDKSLQMEQIFFEPSVSGMCTNLQEVFKKDFLASKADSTSTKAHLEPRDAQSPTGMPTFEMENEHPPMNAESPAGIPVFEMEIELPPRDAHSPVGLPECEVEIEHPRFKEVHVDGGLPEFMPSPSRREEFTPFLASNFGSMSQTGKTLETEALHTPEMPFAQSDGLELETPVAGFEELLSAGDTNLPEIPNVLNSAEAEEMKKMKLACCLQ; translated from the exons atgttcTATTCCCACACCTTCCTGGCCAGAAAAGGCCCTCTTGGAACCGTTTGGATCGCCGCTCATCTCCAGAACAAGCTCCAGAAATCGCAAGTTGCTGTCACCGACATCTCTGCTTCCGCCG ATTACATCATGTTCCCTGAGGTCCCGATAGCACTGAGACTATCTGGGCATCTTCTACTGGGTGTAGTTCGGATATACTCAAAGAAAGTTGACTATCTTTACCATGACTGCAACATGGTTCTGATCCAAATAAGATCTGCCTTTGCCTCAGAACAAGTCAATTTACCAGAAGACGCGAGACATGCACTGTTTCACTCAATCACTTTGCCAAAGACATTTGAACTTGATGCTTTGGATCTGGATGACGCAATACTCCAAGCCGA GGCTCCGGATAATCATCTTAAAGCTCGTGAGGATATAACAATTACAG ATCAGGTGATGGGTGAAGAAAATCCATATGTTGCTTTCTTTATCAATGAG GGTAGCATGGTGGATCCTTATCAAACTGAGCTTCACAATGTTGTAGCAGAACCAATGGATGAAGA TATCCTCCTTCCATTTCCTCGAGAGAGTGGTGCTGTGGGTATTCAAGATCCTGGTCCAAGTAGTCAAGCAGAAGAATCCAATCAAGAGTTTTTGGAGGACCAATTCCCTCGACATCTTCCAGAGATTGAGATTCTGCGTGATGCTGTACAACCCTTTGAGTTGGAGAACCTTCCAGAGTGGCCTAATCTTGCCGACAATATTGTTGAACAACGAGAACCTTTTGATCCAATCATGAATCAAAAGGAGAGCCTTTCTCCAATTGTGGAAGGGTTTTTAGATTCCGGAGGAGAATCTCTTCCATCCCAGCCACATCTGTTAGAACCAACCGCAAGATCTATAGAGGAACCTGAGATTTTTTATTCGAATGTCTCTTTGG GACCTGTATTTTCTGAAATGGCAATACAACCAACTCCCCTTGAGAAGCAAAAGGCAAAGTCAAGGAAGAGAAAACAATTATTTGATGAGTCCTTGGTGTTGACTAATGA GTTTATGAAGAAACAACTCAAACATGCTAGTAAATTGAAACGCAAGAGAGAGAGTCTCCCTGTAACAAAACTTGATATTTGGAAATCTGACAAGAGCTTGCAGATGGAGCAAATATTTTTTGAGCCCTCAGTTTCTG GAATGTGTACCAATCTTCAGGAAGTTTTCAAGAAAGACTTTCTCGCCTCCAAAGCTGATTCGACTTCCACAAAAGCTCATCTAGAGCCCAGGGATGCACAATCTCCTACTGGCATGCCCACATTCGAGATGGAAAACGAACATCCTCCAATGAATGCAGAATCTCCTGCTGGCATCCCTGTATTTGAGATGGAAATCGAACTTCCTCCTAGGGATGCACACTCTCCTGTTGGCTTGCCTGAATGCGAAGTGGAAATTGAACATCCCCGATTCAAGGAAGTTCATGTCGACGGTGGTTTACCTGAATTCATGCCATCTCCATCTAGAAGAGAAGAGTTCACACCCTTCCTTGCTAGCAACTTTGGGTCAATGTCTCAAACAGGGAAGACTCTAGAGACTGAAGCACTGCATACACCGGAAATGCCTTTTGCTCAATCAGATGGCCTTGAACTGGAAACACCAGTTGCTGGTTTCGAGGAACTACTATCAGCAGGAGACACTAATCTTCCTGAGATTCCAAATGTGCTGAACTCTGCAGAGGCAGAA gaaatgaagaaaatgaagttggCATGTTGCCTACAATGA